One region of Streptomyces davaonensis JCM 4913 genomic DNA includes:
- a CDS encoding DUF2786 domain-containing protein — translation MAPRDGSGNDPVRAPWHDPHVSSKPRTVDLAFQAALHTASDTALDTGASLLAADPDADGELERRGTEFVAAAWRRGWQPADVARMVRRELDDVHLRLLAALVHAQAPDDIPRGPRWRAQLDELDAAPARVGDRFSHATAVLELYRLLLRLPPLEPLDEPQRSRRPESRMLTRIRALLAKAEGTGFPEEAEALTAKAQELMARHSVDEALLSAQAPAPDTPGACRIGVEAPYEQAKAVLLDAVAAANHCRAVWNEPLGFSTVVGFEADLEVVELLHTSLLVQAQTALTKAEAAQRAGGRKRTKTFRQSFLAAYAHRIGTRLTRAAETQVSDDLLPVLASREVAVTARLDRMFPETTTSRLRGVTDAAGWTEGAEAADQAQVRARRPVERG, via the coding sequence ATGGCCCCTCGCGACGGATCGGGCAACGACCCCGTCCGGGCCCCATGGCACGATCCTCACGTGAGCAGCAAGCCCCGTACCGTCGATCTCGCCTTTCAGGCCGCCCTCCACACCGCCTCCGACACGGCTCTGGACACCGGTGCCTCCCTTCTCGCCGCGGATCCGGACGCGGACGGGGAACTGGAGCGTCGGGGAACGGAGTTCGTCGCGGCGGCCTGGCGGCGGGGCTGGCAGCCCGCGGACGTCGCGCGGATGGTCCGCCGTGAGCTGGACGACGTACATCTGCGACTGCTGGCCGCGCTTGTCCACGCGCAGGCGCCGGACGACATCCCGCGCGGTCCGCGGTGGCGTGCGCAGCTCGATGAGCTGGATGCGGCGCCCGCGCGCGTGGGCGACCGTTTCTCGCACGCGACAGCCGTCCTGGAGCTGTACCGCCTGCTGCTGCGACTGCCGCCCCTGGAGCCCCTCGACGAGCCTCAGCGCTCCCGCAGGCCCGAGTCCCGCATGCTGACCCGGATCCGTGCGCTGCTCGCCAAGGCGGAGGGCACGGGGTTCCCGGAGGAGGCGGAGGCGTTGACCGCCAAAGCGCAGGAGTTGATGGCGCGGCACAGCGTGGACGAGGCGCTGCTGTCGGCCCAGGCGCCCGCGCCCGACACCCCCGGCGCCTGCCGGATCGGTGTCGAGGCGCCGTACGAGCAGGCCAAGGCGGTCCTGCTGGACGCGGTGGCCGCCGCGAACCACTGCCGCGCGGTGTGGAACGAACCCCTCGGCTTCTCCACCGTGGTCGGCTTCGAGGCCGATCTGGAGGTGGTCGAGTTGCTCCACACCTCGCTCCTCGTCCAGGCCCAGACGGCGCTGACGAAGGCGGAGGCGGCCCAGCGGGCGGGCGGTCGCAAGCGGACCAAGACCTTCCGGCAGTCCTTCCTCGCCGCCTACGCCCACCGCATCGGCACCCGCCTCACGCGGGCCGCCGAAACCCAGGTCAGCGACGACCTGCTGCCGGTCCTGGCCTCCCGGGAGGTCGCGGTGACCGCCCGGCTCGACCGGATGTTCCCCGAGACCACCACGTCCCGCCTGCGTGGCGTCACCGACGCGGCAGGCTGGACCGAGGGCGCCGAAGCCGCCGACCAGGCCCAGGTGAGAGCCCGCCGCCCGGTCGAGCGGGGCTGA
- a CDS encoding bifunctional 3'-5' exonuclease/DNA polymerase: MTDRWALAPAEDGGVEVAPLGPDGLPVGSVVREPDLAAAVRGRPEVARWVWRSTAEVYPRLLATGVRVERCYDIEDAETLLLGHEGRYGEPRSAAAALARLRGGPVPPDPPQRAAEPGAQSSLFEPQAVHLPLADLLEVYAEQQRRHDKAGHPERMRLLTAAESAGMLVAAEMNQAGLPWSADVHRQVLHELLGERYAGGGEPRRLAQLADEVSAAFGHRVRPDLPADVVKAFARAGIKVKSTRRWEIESVDHPAVAPLIEYKKLYRIWVAHGWSWLQDWVREGRFRPEFLAGGTVTGRWVTNGGGGLQIPKVIRRAVVADPGWRLVVADADQMEPRVLAAISRDPGLMEVAGRESDLYQSVSDRAFSGDRDQAKLAVLGAVYGQTSGDGLKNLAALRRRFPQAVSYVDEAARAGEEGRLVRTWLGRTCPPAAGGGEAEEAGIPMGEDDSDDRQQWTPGYASTDARARGRFARNFVVQGSAADWALLLLAALRQSCADLAAELVFFQHDEVIVHCPEEEAETVVAAIREAAELAGRLTFGETPVRFPFTTAVVECYAEAK; encoded by the coding sequence ATGACCGACCGGTGGGCTCTCGCGCCGGCCGAGGACGGTGGCGTGGAGGTGGCCCCCCTCGGCCCGGACGGGCTGCCCGTCGGATCGGTCGTGCGGGAACCGGATCTTGCCGCTGCGGTGCGCGGCAGGCCGGAGGTCGCGCGCTGGGTCTGGCGTTCCACCGCCGAGGTCTACCCGCGTCTGCTCGCCACGGGGGTGCGAGTGGAGCGGTGCTACGACATCGAGGACGCCGAGACCCTCCTGCTCGGCCACGAGGGGCGGTACGGCGAACCCCGTTCCGCGGCAGCCGCCCTGGCCCGGCTGCGCGGCGGCCCCGTACCGCCCGACCCGCCCCAGCGGGCGGCCGAACCGGGGGCGCAGTCCTCACTGTTCGAGCCGCAGGCCGTCCATCTTCCGCTGGCCGACCTCCTGGAGGTCTACGCCGAGCAGCAGCGGCGGCACGACAAGGCGGGGCACCCGGAGCGGATGCGGCTGCTGACGGCCGCCGAGTCGGCGGGGATGCTGGTCGCCGCCGAGATGAACCAGGCCGGGCTGCCGTGGAGCGCCGACGTGCACCGGCAGGTGCTGCACGAACTGCTCGGCGAGCGGTACGCGGGCGGTGGCGAGCCGCGTCGCCTCGCCCAGCTGGCCGACGAGGTGTCCGCCGCCTTCGGCCACCGGGTCCGGCCCGATCTGCCCGCCGATGTCGTCAAGGCCTTCGCGCGGGCGGGCATCAAGGTCAAGTCGACCCGGCGCTGGGAGATCGAGTCCGTCGACCATCCGGCCGTGGCGCCGCTGATCGAGTACAAGAAGCTGTACCGGATCTGGGTGGCCCATGGCTGGTCCTGGCTCCAGGACTGGGTGCGCGAGGGGCGGTTCCGGCCGGAGTTCCTCGCGGGCGGCACCGTCACCGGCCGCTGGGTGACCAACGGCGGGGGCGGACTCCAGATCCCCAAGGTGATCCGGCGGGCGGTCGTCGCCGACCCCGGCTGGCGGCTCGTCGTCGCCGACGCCGACCAGATGGAGCCGCGGGTGCTCGCCGCCATCTCCCGCGACCCCGGTCTGATGGAGGTGGCTGGCCGCGAGAGCGACCTGTACCAGTCGGTGTCGGACCGGGCCTTCTCCGGCGACCGCGACCAGGCCAAGCTCGCGGTGCTCGGCGCGGTCTACGGCCAGACCTCCGGCGACGGCCTGAAGAACCTCGCCGCGCTCAGGCGCCGCTTCCCGCAGGCCGTGTCCTACGTCGACGAGGCGGCACGGGCCGGCGAGGAGGGGCGGCTGGTGCGCACCTGGCTGGGCCGCACCTGCCCGCCCGCGGCGGGTGGGGGTGAGGCGGAGGAGGCGGGCATCCCCATGGGCGAGGACGACTCCGACGACCGTCAGCAGTGGACTCCGGGGTACGCCTCCACCGACGCCCGCGCGCGGGGCCGCTTCGCCCGTAACTTCGTCGTCCAGGGCAGCGCGGCCGACTGGGCGCTGCTGCTGCTCGCCGCCCTGCGCCAGTCCTGCGCGGACCTGGCGGCCGAGCTGGTCTTCTTCCAGCACGACGAGGTCATCGTGCACTGTCCCGAGGAGGAGGCGGAGACGGTCGTCGCGGCGATCCGGGAGGCGGCGGAGCTGGCGGGACGGCTGACGTTCGGGGAGACGCCGGTGCGGTTTCCGTTCACCACGGCGGTGGTGGAGTGCTACGCGGAGGCGAAATGA